The Cyclobacteriaceae bacterium genome includes a region encoding these proteins:
- a CDS encoding DUF418 domain-containing protein encodes MEISVKKADRIAVIDVLRGFTLLGIILVHFTEQYYAGQAPKSHENFTNHIVSDQIVSFIIGLLISGKFFMIFSFLFGLSFFIQFHRSEQQGSFVIRFAWRLLVLFGIGLIHSLHYRGDILTIYAVLGLILLICYKLPDKILLIVAFLLVFNVPSILVRTVALINPESSSSSFFNADQSTLEAYYSTLKSGSYLEILKANFYELKGKYDFQMESGRAYITLGLFLLGLYVGRKNIFQDTLFFKKLIRYSLWAMLGCVIFALAFFGGTQALGIELKMPAQWLIGGAIVDFFNAALAAIYVGLIVTLFQKEKWNKRLMNFYAVGRMGLTTYLMQTLIGIILFFSIGFSLLGEIGTTACAGIAIVVFILQIAFSNYWLKRFHYGPVEWLWRSLTYLKIQSFRK; translated from the coding sequence ATGGAAATATCTGTAAAGAAAGCCGATCGCATTGCAGTTATTGATGTATTGCGCGGGTTTACATTGCTCGGCATTATACTCGTACACTTTACAGAACAGTATTATGCAGGCCAGGCACCCAAGTCACATGAGAACTTTACAAATCATATAGTCTCGGATCAGATTGTATCATTTATAATTGGTCTTCTGATCTCTGGAAAATTTTTTATGATTTTCTCCTTCCTGTTTGGATTGAGCTTCTTTATTCAATTTCACAGAAGTGAACAACAAGGATCTTTTGTGATCAGATTTGCATGGAGACTTTTAGTTTTGTTTGGCATAGGTCTTATCCATTCATTGCATTACCGCGGTGACATCCTGACAATCTATGCTGTTCTTGGATTGATCTTACTGATCTGTTACAAGCTACCGGATAAGATTCTATTGATTGTAGCATTTTTATTGGTTTTCAATGTTCCCTCCATATTGGTAAGGACAGTAGCACTTATTAATCCTGAATCATCATCTTCTTCATTTTTTAATGCTGATCAGAGTACACTCGAAGCATATTACTCAACTTTGAAATCCGGATCATATCTGGAAATTCTCAAAGCAAACTTCTATGAGCTTAAGGGCAAGTATGATTTCCAGATGGAGTCAGGAAGAGCTTACATCACCCTGGGATTATTTTTATTGGGACTCTATGTTGGCAGAAAGAACATTTTTCAGGACACATTATTCTTTAAGAAACTCATTCGCTATAGTCTTTGGGCAATGTTGGGCTGCGTCATATTCGCGCTGGCATTCTTTGGAGGAACGCAAGCCTTGGGTATAGAGCTGAAGATGCCAGCGCAATGGCTGATAGGTGGAGCAATAGTTGATTTTTTCAATGCTGCACTCGCAGCAATCTATGTTGGACTGATTGTCACGCTCTTTCAAAAGGAAAAGTGGAACAAGAGGCTGATGAATTTTTATGCCGTTGGACGAATGGGACTTACAACTTACCTGATGCAAACTTTGATTGGAATAATCCTCTTCTTTTCAATTGGTTTTAGTCTTTTAGGTGAAATCGGAACGACCGCCTGCGCGGGCATAGCCATCGTCGTTTTCATACTGCAAATTGCATTTAGCAATTATTGGCTGAAAAGATTTCATTACGGTCCGGTTGAGTGGCTTTGGAGAAGCCTGACATATCTGAAAATCCAGTCTTTCAGAAAATAA